In the Drosophila takahashii strain IR98-3 E-12201 chromosome 3R, DtakHiC1v2, whole genome shotgun sequence genome, one interval contains:
- the Ppn gene encoding papilin isoform X3 codes for MDLSRRLCSTALVAFIVLAGIHDSQSRFPGLRQKRQYGANMYLPESSVTPGGEGEDPDEWTPWSSPSDCSRTCGGGVSYQTRECLRRDDRGEAVCSGGSRRYFSCNTQDCPEDEPDFRAQQCSRFDRQNFDGVFHEWVPYVKAPNPCELNCMPKGERFYYRQRETVIDGTRCNDQGLDVCVNGQCMPVGCDMMLGSDAKEDKCRKCGGDGSTCKTIRNTISTKDLAAGYNDLLLLPEGATNIRIEETQPSSNYLACRNHSGHYYLNGDWRIDFPRPMFFANSWWNYQRKPMGFAAPDQLTCSGPISESLFIVMLVQEKNISLDYEYSIPESLSHAQQDTHTWTHHQFSACSASCGGGTQSRVVTCNNRITLAEVNPSLCDEKTKPVEEQACGTEPCAPHWVEGEWSKCSKGCGSDGFQNRSITCERISSSGEHTVEEDAVCLKEVGNKPATQQECNRDVKNCPKYHLGPWTPCDKLCGEGKQTRKVTCYIKENGRKRVLPEEDCVEEKPEAEKSCLLTPCEGVDWIISQWSGCNACGQNTETRTAICGNKEGKVYPEEFCEPEVPTLSRPCKSPKCEAQWFSSEWSKCSAPCGKGVKSRIVICGEFDGKTVSPASDDSKCNKDAKPESEQECEGEEKECPGEWFTGPWGQCSKPCGGGERVREVLCLSNGTKSVNCDESKVEPLSEKCNPEACTEDEILPLTSTDKPIEDDEEDCDEDGIELVDDTLPQVEKSAAVIDLEGKPSTETTPEAEELMQSDSPTAFDESDSTGTTVEGSGDESDSTTDSGISTEGSGDDEDTSEASTDLSSSTDSSSSDSSSSDSSDSSSSDSSDATTEASSSSVSDSSDSTDQSTDSTGVSGDSTDVSSSTEASASESTDVSGSSDASDSTVTADSTSEGSTEASASTDDSTDSSDKSSDVSESSTDASSSFVSDSSDTTTDGVSSSTESTSDSTSDATSDSTVSSDSTDSTSDETTETTSESSTDSTESSTLDVSSTTDASSSSDASSTESSTDGSSSTSNSDSTDSSTDATTDGTTDVSTDGSTDGSTDSSTDKSSDGSTDSSTDDSTDASTDGSTDVSGSTESTETSASEASTTEGSTVEDESSTSSASDSTATDSSSSTDVSGSTEPTESSASTDGSSTDVSSTDASSTDSTDSTESTASGGTSDTTESGPTEESTTEGSTESTSEGSTDSTESTDIDSTTSDIWSSSDTTDDSETSTPYSFESEVGKGKPRKCKPKKSTCAKSEYGCCPDGKSTPKGPFDEGCPTPKTCADTKFGCCLDGVSPAKGKNHKGCPKSQCAETLFGCCPDKFTAAEGEDDEGCPATTTVPPTTTTEESQPESTTEIEIEGSGEEDSTTSEPAAGQPEAPKGCRESENGCCPDGQTAASGPNGEGCSGCTRERYGCCPDSQTPAHGPNREGCCLDSEFGCCPDNILAARGPNNEGCECHYTPYGCCPDQKSAATGYNQEGCACETTQHGCCPDKITAAKGPKFEGCPCETTQFGCCPDGLTFAKGPHHHGCHCTQTEFKCCDDEKTAAKGPNGEGCTCVESKFGCCPDGVTKATDEKFGGCENVQQPPQKACSLPKETGNCTNFSVKYFFDVSYGGCARFWYGGCEGNDNRFDSESECKDTCQDYSGKHVCLLPKTAGPCGGAEKKWYFDADRNRCEEFQYGGCYGTNNRFDSLEQCQGTCAASENLPTCEQPVESGPCAGNFERWYYDNQTDICRPFTYGGCKGNRNNYPTEHACNYNCRQPGVLKDQCALPKQTGDCSEKLAKWHFSESEKRCVPFYYTGCGGNKNNFPTLESCGDHCPRQVAKDICEIPAEVGECANYVSSWYWDTKDLSCRQFYYGGCGGNENRFTTEESCLARCDRKPEPTTTTRRPAPRPAPSTQDVCDEEQAPGDCDQWVLKWHFDRKTGGCHQFYYGGCGGNGNRFETESDCQRRCSSPAPTPPTTPAPPRQPAPPAVAQCSQPADPGQCGEWVLNWNYNETKGACQSFYYGGCGGNDNRFATEEECSATCSPSIDTRFGEPEPEPEEPVDDTAKCFLAPAPGNCLENATRWFYNSQEGLCDEFAYTGCGGNANNYATEEECQSECNDAQTTCALPPVRGRCNELSRRWFFDERTGGCHEFEFSGCRGNRNNFVSESACLSFCRGQGPVEPEPQPPAPTYSVCTLPAEAGECDERTTAWFYDNDNMACTAFTYTGCGGNGNRFETRDQCERQCGEFKGVAESNDADNAIGQNPCDTFDSECRELRCPYGVRREAAQSQPECTQCVCENPCEGYSCPEGQQCAIDVSSSDDRQFAPVCRLINKPGECPALSANASGCARECYSDADCLGENKCCNDGCGHLCVHPARPTQPPRTQAPVVSYPGDVTAALEPKEPHELDVQTSIGGIAVLRCFATGNPAPNITWSLKNLVINTNKGRYVLTSNGDLTIVQVRQTDDGTYVCVASNGLGEPVRREVALQVTAPVSLPAYIYGDKNVTQIVQLNRPAVIRCPAGGHPEPHVSWWRNGQMFGLKNNVMARDYSLVFNSIQLTDLGLYTCEVYNQRRPVSLRVTLKAVGPVRAQSHEEAQYLQYILNPATRPVTQRPAYPYRPTRPAYVPEPIVNVNAVLALDPKNSYAPGSNVLMSCSVQGYPEPNVTWTKDDSPLYNNGRVTIRSQPHSLVLSDVTPEDSGRYTCRASNAYTYATGEANVSIQSVVPVSPECVDNPYFANCKLIVKGKYCANPYYTKFCCRSCTLAGQVHPNAV; via the exons GACACCCTGGAGCTCGCCCTCCGACTGTTCGAGAACCTGCGGCGGTGGAGTGTCCTACCAGACGAGAGAGTGTCTGCGCAGAGA TGACCGTGGCGAAGCAGTCTGCAGTGGAGGCAGTCGTCGCTACTTCTCCTGCAACACACAAGACTGTCCGGAGGATGAGCCCGATTTCCGGGCGCAGCAGTGCTCCCGCTTCGACAGGCAGAACTTCGATGGCGTCTTCCACGAGTGGGTGCCGTACGTGAAGGCGCCCAATCCCTGCGAGCTGAACTGCATGCCCAAGGGCGAGCGCTTCTACTATCGCCAGCGGGAGACGGTGATCGACGGAACGCGGTGCAATGACCAGGGTCTCGACGTCTGCGTCAATGGGCAGTGCATGCCCGTGGGCTGTGACATGATGCTGGGCAGCGATGCCAAGGAGGACAAGTGCCGCAAGTGCGGCGGCGATGGCAGCACCTGCAAGACGATTCGCAACACCATCTCGACCAAGGACCTGGCCGCGGGCTACAATgacctgctgctcctgcccgAGGGTGCCACCAACATTCGCATCGAGGAGACCCAGCCATCCAGCAATTATCTGGCCTGCCGGAACCACAGTGGACACTACTATCTGAACGGCGACTGGCGCATCGATTTCCCGCGGCCCATGTTCTTCGCCAACTCGTGGTGGAACTACCAGCGCAAACCCATGGGCTTTGCGGCCCCCGATCAGCTGACCTGCAGCGGCCCCATTTCCGAGAGCCTCTTCATTGTGATGCTGGTGCAGGAGAAGAACATCAGCCTGGACTACGAGTACAGCATCCCCGAGTCCCTGAGTCACGCGCAACAGGATACGCACACGTGGACGCACCACCAGTTCAGTGCCTGCAGTGCCTCCTGCGGCGGTGGAACTCAGAGTCGAGTGGTTACGTGCAACAACCGCATCACCTTGGCGGAGGTCAATCCCTCGCTCTGCGATGAGAAAACCAAGCCGGTGGAGGAACAGGCCTGCGGCACGGAACCATGTGCCCCCCACTGGGTGGAGGGTGAGTGGTCCAAGTGCTCCAAGGGCTGCGGATCGGATGGCTTCCAGAACAGGAGCATTACCTGCGAGAGGATCTCCTCCTCGGG TGAGCACACGGTCGAAGAAGATGCCGTTTGCCTCAAGGAGGTGGGCAACAAGCCGGCGACCCAACAGGAGTGCAATCGCGATGTCAAGAACTGCCCCAAGTATCATCTGGGACCCTGGACGCCGTGTGATAAGCTCTGCGGTGAGGGAAAGCAGACGCGCAAGGTGACCTGCTACATCAAGGAGAACGGACGTAAGCGAGTCCTGCCGGAGGAGGATTGCGTGGAGGAGAAGCCGGAGGCGGAAAAGTCCTGCCTACTGACGCCTTGTGAGGGCGTTGATTGGATTATCTCTCAGTGGAGCGGC TGCAATGCGTGTGGTCAGAACACCGAGACCCGTACGGCCATCTGTGGCAACAAGGAGGGTAAGGTCTATCCGGAGGAGTTCTGCGAACCGGAGGTGCCCACTCTATCTCGACCATGCAAGTCGCCCAAGTGCGAGGCCCAGTGGTTCTCCTCGGAGTGGAGCAAGTGTTCAGCTCCCTGTGGAAAGGGTGTCAAGTCTCGCATTGTCATCTGCGGCGAGTTTGATGGCAAGACAGTGAGTCCAGCTAGTGATGACTCCAAGTGCAACAAGGATGCGAAACCGGAATCGGAACAGGAGTGCGAGGGTGAGGAGAAGGAGTGTCCTGGTGAATGGTTCACTGGTCCTTGGGGACAGTGTAGCAAACCATGTGGAGGTGGCGAGCGAGTTCGTGAAGTCCTCTGCCTGTCCAATGGAACCAAGTCCGTAAACTGCGATGAATCGAAGGTCGAACCCCTGTCCGAGAAGTGTAATCCTGAAGCCTGCACCGAGGATGAGATACTGCCCTTAACCAGCACCGACAAACCCATCGAGGATGACGAGGAGGATTGTGATGAAGACGGCATTGAGTTGGTCGACGACACCTTGCCGCAAGTTGAAAAGAGCGCCGCTGTTATCGATTTGGAGGGTAAACCAAGCACGGAAACTACACCTGAAGCCGAAGAACTTATGCAAAGTGACAGTCCGACGGCCTTCGATGAGTCCGACTCGACTGGAACCACTGTTGAGGGATCGGGAGATGAGTCGGACTCAACTACCGACAGCGGAATCTCCACGGAGGGAAGTGGTGATGACGAAGACACTTCTGAGGCTTCCACTGATTTGTCCAGCTCAACCGATTCTAGCTCTAGTGACTCCAGTTCCAGCGATTCGAGCGATTCCAGCTCCAGTGACTCTAGCGATGCCACTACCGAAGCCTCATCATCTTCGGTCTCTGATTCCAGCGATTCCACAGACCAATCTACAGATTCTACAGGTGTCTCTGGTGATTCTACCGATGTATCAAGCTCAACGGAAGCATCCGCCTCGGAATCAACCGATGTTTCGGGCTCTTCAGATGCTTCTGACTCTACTGTTACCGCTGACTCGACATCCGAAGGTTCTACGGAAGCTTCGGCATCTACCGATGATTCTACCGACTCTTCTGACAAATCATCAGACGTTAGTGAATCTTCCACAGATGCTTCGTCATCGTTCGTATCGGACTCTAGTGATACCACAACTGATGGAGTATCCAGCTCAACGGAAAGTACCTCGGACAGTACTTCTGATGCCACGTCCGACTCCACAGTCTCTTCAGACTCTACAGACTCCACTTCGGATGAAACAACGGAAACCACCTCTGAATCATCGACAGATTCCACAGAGTCTTCTACCTTGGACGTTTCGTCAACCACTGACGCTTCCTCGAGCTCTGACGCTTCATCCACCGAAAGCTCAACCGATGGTTCCTCTTCCACTTCCAATTCGGACTCCACTGATTCTTCCACCGATGCAACCACTGATGGTACAACTGATGTATCTACTGATGGATCTACTGATGGATCTACTGATAGCTCCACTGATAAATCTAGTGATGGATCTACGGATAGCTCTACTGATGACTCGACTGATGCCTCTACTGATGGATCTACGGATGTCTCTGGATCAACCGAAAGCACTGAGACTAGCGCCAGCGAGGCATCGACCACTGAAGGAAGTACCGTCGAAGACGAAAGCTCCACAAGCTCGGCATCGGACTCCACTGCCACAGACTCCTCCTCTTCCACCGACGTTTCTGGATCCACGGAACCAACTGAAAGCTCTGCCTCTACGGATGGTTCTTCAACAGACGTTTCTTCCACCGACGCATCGTCTACGGACTCCACTGACTCTACCGAAAGCACTGCAAGTGGAGGAACCAGTGATACCACAGAAAGCGGACCAACTGAGGAGAGTACAACCGAAGGATCTACCGAAAGCACCTCTGAGGGATCCACAGACAGCACCGAGTCTACAGATATTGACAGCACCACCAGCGATATCTGGAGCTCCAGTGACACGACTGACGATTCCGAGACCAGTACTCCCTACTCCTTTGAGTCCGAGGTTGGCAAGGGCAAGCCACGCAAGTGTAAGCCCAAGAAGAGTACCTGCGCTAAGTCCGAGTACGGTTGCTGTCCGGATGGCAAGTCCACTCCCAAGGGACCATTCGATGAGGGCTGTCCCACCCCCAAGACCTGTGCCGATACCAAGTTCGGTTGTTGCCTGGATGGAGTGTCTCCGGCGAAGGGCAAGAACCACAAGGGTTGTCCCAAGTCCCAGTGTGCAGAGACCCTGTTTGGCTGCTGTCCCGATAAATTCACCGCTGCCGAGGGAGAAGACGATGAGGGATGTCCGGCGACAACCACTGTGCCGCCCACAACCACCACAGAAGAGTCGCAGCCGGAGTCAACCACTGAGATTGAGATCGAGGGTTCGGGCGAAGAAGACTCGACGACATCTGAGCCAGCGGCTGGTCAACCGGAGGCACCCAAGGGCTGCAGGGAGTCGGAGAATGGTTGCTGTCCCGATGGTCAGACCGCTGCCAGTGGTCCGAATGGCGAGGGTTGCTCTGGTTGCACTCGCGAACGCTACGGATGTTGTCCCGACTCCCAGACCCCGGCTCATGGTCCCAACAGGGAGGGTTGCTGCCTGGACAGTGAGTTTGGCTGCTGTCCCGACAACATCCTGGCCGCCCGTGGACCCAACAACGAGGGCTGCGAATGCCACTACACGCCGTACGGTTGCTGTCCGGACCAGAAGTCGGCGGCAACGGGCTACAACCAGGAGGGATGCGCCTGCGAGACGACGCAGCATGGCTGCTGTCCCGATAAGATCACCGCTGCCAAGGGACCCAAGTTCGAGGGCTGCCCGTGCGAGACCACCCAGTTCGGCTGCTGTCCCGACGGACTCACCTTCGCCAAGGGACCCCATCACCACGGATGCCACTGCACCCAGACGGAGTTCAAGTGCTGCGACGACGAGAAGACCGCCGCCAAGGGTCCCAACGGCGAGGGATGCACCTGTGTGGAGAGCAAGTTCGGCTGCTGTCCCGATGGAGTCACCAAGGCGACGGACGAGAAGTTCGGCGGATGCGAGAATGTCCAGCAGCCGCCGCAGAAGGCCTGCAGTTTGCCCAAGGAGACGGGCAACTGCACCAACTTCAGTGTCAAGTACTTCTTCGATGTCTCGTACGGCGGATGTGCGCGATTCTGGTACGGTGGCTGCGAGGGCAACGACAATCGCTTCGACAGCGAGTCCGAGTGCAAGGACACGTGCCAGGACTACAGCGGCAAGCATGTCTGCCTGCTGCCCAAGACCGCCGGACCCTGTGGGGGCGCCGAAAAGAAGTGGTACTTCGATGCGGACCGCAATCGATGCGAGGAGTTCCAGTACGGCGGTTGCTACGGCACCAATAACCGATTCGATAGCCTGGAACAGTGCCAGGGAACTTGCGCTGCCAGCGAAAATCTTC CTACCTGCGAACAGCCCGTGGAGAGTGGTCCATGTGCCGGAAACTTTGAGCGTTGGTACTACGACAACCAGACCGACATCTGCCGACCCTTCACCTATGGAGGATGCAAGGGCAACAGGAACAACTATCCGACGGAACATGCCTGCAACTACAACTGCCGCCAGCCTGGCGTGCTTAAAG ACCAATGTGCGCTTCCTAAGCAAACCGGTGATTGCAGTGAAAAGCTGGCCAAGTGGCACTTCTCCGAGAGCGAGAAGCGCTGCGTGCCCTTCTACTACACGGGTTGTGGTGGCAACAAGAACAACTTCCCCACCCTGGAGTCCTGCGGGGACCACTGCCCCCGTCAAGTTG CCAAGGACATCTGTGAGATTCCTGCGGAGGTGGGCGAGTGTGCCAACTATGTTAGCAGCTGGTACTGGGACACCAAGGATCTCTCCTGTCGCCAGTTCTACTACGGCGGCTGTGGAGGCAATGAGAACCGCTTCACCACCGAGGAGTCCTGTTTGGCACGTTGCGATCGCAAGCCGGAACCGACCACTACCACCCGTAGACCAGCTCCTAGACCAGCTCCCAGCACCCAGGACGTTTGCGATGAGGAGCAAGCTCCTGGAGATTGCGACCAATGGGTACTCAAGTGGCACTTCGATCGGAAGACTGGTGGATGCCATCAATTCTACTATGGCGGTTGTGGCGGCAATGGCAACCGCTTCGAAACGGAGTCCGATTGTCAGCGGCGTTGCAGCAGTCCTGCTCCTACTCCACCAACAACTCCAGCTCCTCCCAGGCAGCCAGCACCACCAGCTGTGGCCCAGTGTAGTCAGCCAGCTGATCCAGGTCAGTGCGGCGAGTGGGTGCTCAATTGGAACTACAACGAGACCAAGGGTGCCTGTCAGTCCTTCTACTACGGCGGCTGTGGTGGCAATGATAACCGCTTTGCCACCGAGGAGGAGTGCTCTGCTACCTGCTCTCCCAGCATAGACACACGCTTTGGCGAACCGGAACCGGAACCCGAGGAGCCTGTGGATGACACCGCCAAGTGCTTCCTGGCACCCGCGCCGGGTAATTGCTTAGAGAACGCTACCCGCTGGTTCTACAACAGCCAGGAGGGTCTGTGCGACGAATTCGCCTACACGGGCTGCGGCGGTAATGCCAACAACTATGCCACCGAGGAGGAGTGCCAGAGCGAGTGCAATGACGCCCAGACCACCTGTGCCCTGCCACCGGTCCGAGGACGGTGCAACGAGCTCTCGCGGCGCTGGTTCTTCGATGAGCGCACCGGCGGATGTCACGAGTTCGAGTTCAGCGGCTGCCGTGGTAATCGCAACAACTTTGTGTCGGAGAGTGCCTGCCTGAGCTTCTGCCGCGGCCAGGGTCCAGTGGAGCCCGAGCCACAACCTCCAGCACCG acctaTTCCGTTTGCACCCTACCCGCCGAGGCTGGCGAATGCGACGAGCGCACCACCGCCTGGTTCtacgacaacgacaacatgGCCTGCACAGCCTTCACCTACACAGGATGCGGAGGCAATGGAAACCGCTTCGAAACGCGCGACCAATGCGAACGGCAGTGCGGCGAGTTCAAGGGAGTGG CGGAATCGAACGATGCAGACAACGCTATTGGACAGAACCCGTGTGATACCTTCGACTCCGAGTGCCGGGAACTCCGCTGCCCATATGGCGTACGTCGTGAGGCTGCCCAATCCCAGCCAGAGTGCACGCAGTGCGTCTGCGAGAATCCTTGTGAGGGTTACAGCTGCCCCGAGGGCCAACAGTGCGCCATCGATGTGTCCAGCTCCGATGATCGCCAGTTTGCACCGGTCTGCCGCTTGATCAACAAACCAGGCGAGTGCCCAGCTCTGTCGGCCAATGCCAGTGGCTGTGCCCGGGAATGCTACTCCGATGCCGACTGTCTGGGCGAGAACAAGTGCTGCAACGATGGCTGCGGTCACCTTTGCGTCCATCCCGCTCGTCCCACTCAGCCACCGCGTACTCAGGCCCCAGTGGTCTCGTATCCCGGCGATGTCACCGCTGCCCTGGAACCCAAGGAACCTCATGAGCTGGATGTCCAGACTTCCATCGGTGGTATTGCCGTGTTGCGTTGCTTCGCCACCGGCAATCCAGCTCCGAATATCACCTGGTCGCTCAAGAACTTGGTG ATCAACACGAACAAGGGTCGCTATGTCCTGACCTCCAACGGTGATCTGACCATCGTCCAGGTGCGTCAAACCGACGATGGCACATACGTCTGTGTGGCCAGCAATGGCCTTGGTGAACCCGTGCGACGAGAGGTAGCCCTCCAGGTTACAG CACCCGTAAGCCTGCCCGCTTATATTTACGGGGACAAGAACGTTACCCAGATCGTCCAATTGAACCGCCCGGCGGTGATTCGCTGTCCGGCCGGTGGTCACCCGGAACCGCATGTCAGCTGGTGGCGCAACGGACAGATGTTTGGTCTCAAGAATAACGTGATGGCGCGAGACTACTCGCTGGTCTTCAACTCGATCCAGTTGACGGATCTTGGCCTCTATACTTGCGAGGTGTACAACCAGCGGCGTCCAGTTTCGCTGCGCGTCACTCTGAAGGCGGTGGGTCCGGTGCGGGCTCAGAGCCACGAGGAGGCCCAGTACTTGCAGTATATCCTCAATCCGGCCACCCGTCCGGTGACCCAGCGACCCGCCTATCCCTACCGACCCACACGACCGGCCTACGTGCCCGAGCCCATCG TTAATGTCAATGCCGTGCTGGCTCTGGACCCTAAGAACAGCTACGCACCGGGATCCAATGTTCTCATGAGCTGCTCTGTACAGGGCTATCCAGAACCCAATGTCACCTGGACCAAGGACGATAGCCCTCTCTACAACAATGGACGGGTTACAATTAGAT CCCAGCCACATAGTCTGGTACTGAGTGATGTGACACCCGAGGATTCGGGCAGGTATACCTGCAGGGCCAGCAATGCGTACACCTACGCCACTGGAGAGGCCAATGTGTCTATACAAT CTGTTGTACCTGTGTCGCCCGAGTGCGTCGACAATCCGTACTTTGCCAACTGCAAACTGATCGTCAAGGGCAAATACTGCGCCAATCCGTACTACACCAAGTTCTGCTGCCGATCCTGCACATTGGCGGGCCAAGTTCATCCCAATGCGGTGTAA